The genomic DNA TGACTTAAATAGCAGCTATTAAATGGCCAATATAGGCTAAGCTAGATACGCAGCTTATATGATAAAAAAGGAAATAATCATGCTCAGCTTAATCATTGGCTTAGTGCTATTTTTGGGTATCCACTCTGTTGCTATTGTGTCACTTGATTGGCGAAATCAACAAGCTGCAAAAAATGAATGGTTATGGAAAGGCTTTTATGCCGCGGTTTCGTTACTTGGCCTCTATTTTATCGCTGTAGGTTATGCCGCAGCTAGAATGGAGCCCATGGTACTTTACACGCCGCCTTATTGGCTACGACACCTAACTTACCTATTAATGACAATAGCAATGGTGCTATTTTTTGCGCCTTACTTACCCGGAGCAATTAAGCGAACAGCCAAACACCCTCAGTTAGTCGCGGTAAAGCTATGGGCGGCCAGCCATTTATTAGTAAACGGTAGCCTAGCCGATGTTATTTTGTTTGGCGCATTTTTAGGGTGGGCAGTATTAGATAGAATTTCAATGAAAAAGCGCCCACAACGCGCTCTTCCAGGGCTAAAAGAATCTAAGTTCAACGACATTCTCGTGGTCATTATTGGCCTAGCGCTCAGCTTTGCATTTATTCGCTTTTTGCATGGCAGTTTAATTGGTGTTCCGCTGATGCCCTAAGCTGGCCATAGAGTATGACATTCACACTCCGTGAGCAGCGTTATAATCTGGTTTACTTGGCAAACAATTGGGAGAGATCTTTAAAGGCTTTAAATTCTAAGGCGTTGCCACATGGGTCTAGAAAAAACATGGTGGCTTGCTCGCCTACCTGCCCCTTAAAGCGAATATAAGGTTCTATAACAAATTGCGTGCCTTGCTGCTTTAAGCGCTCGGCTAGCTGATGCCATTGCTCCCAAGTCAGTACCACACCAAAATGCGGCACCGGCACATCATGGCCGTCTACCGGATTGGTTTCGGCTTGTTGCTGTGAGGGTGTTTTAGGATGGTAGTGAATCACTAACTGATGGCCAAAAAAATTAAAATCGACCCACTTTTCATCACTGCGACCTTCTTCAAGCCCAAAAATATCGCGATAAAACCCCCGCGCTAAGGCAACATCATAAACCGGTATGGCAAGGTGGAAAGGTTGTAAGGACATATTGTTCTCCTGTTTTTATTATTGGCTAGCTAATCCGTGAACCAGCCTAACATCAATAAGCCTAGCAACAACTACACCATAGTCTATCTTGCTAAACCTACCGCCTCTGGCAAGCGTAAACTCGGCAAGGCTAAGTACAATAAGGTTTTAATACAGTGCTTTACCAGCGATGCCAAGGGCGATTACCAGTGCCTGTAATTCCCAGCTAAGCCAAGCGCGCGCCGTTTGGCATGGGCTTATCTACCGTAGAGAGCACCACCGAGCCGTCGGGTCGATATAGCCCCGTCACTAAGCATTCCGACATAAATGGGCCAATTTGTTTGGGAGGAAAATTCACCACTGCCAGAACCTGTTTTCCAATAAGCTCGGCTTTACTATATAGCGTAGTAATTTGCGCACTGGACTTTTTAAGCCCAAGTTCTTCGCCAAAGTCTAGCTGTAACTTATAGGCAGGCCTGCGCGCTTGAGGAAACTCCTCCACCGCCACAATCGTG from Agarivorans gilvus includes the following:
- a CDS encoding VOC family protein; the protein is MSLQPFHLAIPVYDVALARGFYRDIFGLEEGRSDEKWVDFNFFGHQLVIHYHPKTPSQQQAETNPVDGHDVPVPHFGVVLTWEQWHQLAERLKQQGTQFVIEPYIRFKGQVGEQATMFFLDPCGNALEFKAFKDLSQLFAK
- a CDS encoding NnrU family protein, with the protein product MLSLIIGLVLFLGIHSVAIVSLDWRNQQAAKNEWLWKGFYAAVSLLGLYFIAVGYAAARMEPMVLYTPPYWLRHLTYLLMTIAMVLFFAPYLPGAIKRTAKHPQLVAVKLWAASHLLVNGSLADVILFGAFLGWAVLDRISMKKRPQRALPGLKESKFNDILVVIIGLALSFAFIRFLHGSLIGVPLMP
- a CDS encoding tRNA-binding protein: MKTIEWSDFQNVDIRVGTIVAVEEFPQARRPAYKLQLDFGEELGLKKSSAQITTLYSKAELIGKQVLAVVNFPPKQIGPFMSECLVTGLYRPDGSVVLSTVDKPMPNGARLA